GGCCGCCGTCGGATCGATCGCCCAGAAGGAGGTGACGACGCCGCTGGCCGTGTCGTGCAGACCGACGAGGTCGCCCGCGGCCGCGGCCGCCTGCAGCTCCGCGTACGTGCAGGCGTGCGTGCCCGCGAAGTTCGTGTTGCAGGCGCTGTTCGCTCCCGGCAGCCCGAGACTCAGGTTGTAGTTGAAGCGCCCGACGGTGGGCACGAGCGCGCCCTTCAGGATCGAACCGCCCGACGGCATGGTCGTGGTCGTCCCGCCGCCCGTCGTCGTGGTGACGGACTCGCAGGCCGACGGCTCGGGATCACACGGGGCCGCGGCGCAATCCTTGGCGAGGAACTTCAGCGCCTCGTCCTTCTTGTTCCCGGTACAGTGCATGCAGTAGCGCGTCCCCGTCCCGAACTGGAGCTGCGCGTTGACGGTGCCCTGCGTCGTGTTGTCGGAGAGCGTGTAGGTGACGCCCGACTTGATCTTCACGACGATCTTGCTGTTCTTCAGCTGCAGCTGGTTCTTCGTGCTCTTGTTCTTGTAGAGCCAATTGCCCTTCTTGTTCGCCCACTGCGAGCCGCCGGGCAGCACCAAGCAGAAGTCGTCGGTGGCGCTGTAGACGTGCAGCGCCGCGCCGTTCGTGGCGGGGTCGCCGGCCTGCGAGGGGAGAACGCTCGGGTCCTTCGACAGGACCTGGATCTGCCGCTTCGAGGCGTCGGCGTTGTCCTTGATGAAGAGCTTCTTGGTCGTGACGTCCGCCGCACCCGCAAGCGCAGCCCCGACGGTCACGAGCACGATGCCCAGCCCGAACTTCGACATGAATTCGTTCTCCTCTCGACCTGCCTACGGAAACCTTGTCCGAGGGTCCCGGAGACTGTCAAGGTGGAAGCGTCAGCACCGACGAGTCGGCCCATTCGGGCAGGCCGGGTCTCGCAGCGCGCCGGCCGCGCTAGTGGCCGAGGGACCAGAGCGTGAACACCGCCGAGATCAGCCCGAGCGTCGCGAGCGCAATCGTGTCCGCCCGGCCGATCCCGAGGTCCGCCCCACCCTCGCCGCAGGCGACGATCCGGCGCTCACGGGCAATGAGAAACAACGGGAACGTCACGCTGATCGCGATGAGGATGCCGAAGAGCACGTACAGCCACACGAAGCGGATCTGCAGGCGGCGCGCCTCGATCACCATCAGGAACGCCGCGGCGAGGAAGAAGAGCCCGATGTCGACCGTGATCGACACGCTGGCGGGCGTCGCGAGCGTCGCGGGCCAGAACCGTGCAGTGGCCAGGGCGAACCCCGCAAGGCCTTCGTCG
This Candidatus Eisenbacteria bacterium DNA region includes the following protein-coding sequences:
- a CDS encoding DUF2834 domain-containing protein; this encodes MPRSRRLLCVVYGIIALLALIGTWSQNVAYFRADEGLAGFALATARFWPATLATPASVSITVDIGLFFLAAAFLMVIEARRLQIRFVWLYVLFGILIAISVTFPLFLIARERRIVACGEGGADLGIGRADTIALATLGLISAVFTLWSLGH